In one Thunnus maccoyii chromosome 12, fThuMac1.1, whole genome shotgun sequence genomic region, the following are encoded:
- the si:ch211-106k21.5 gene encoding SLIT and NTRK-like protein 5 isoform X1 encodes MEIREMVYESGVLLLFTLLVKTRLVGGCVCPAATVLSQFPSEVSAGACCLNYSGSAFSHVRWSVFTNETNIEILDLSNCNITSVDMHGKVASTLQKVYLDHNRLTTLPREFLASQPSLMEVDLSGNLLQELPEGFLQDSDNLQRLYLQGNQLRFLPGSVLQKPSLKRLELYGNPWDCSCLLLEGLEEGKQANRTTKLQDLVGNLTCASPRNLAGRVVWSARLSDVCRPAGLTALFIVLPLLILSALVLCWCCGRKRKKKEAPVFSTSKKRASSCNGQKHRSKQPPGAGEQYKAGGGGHEGILKNQLLLRPASALLGSTRDIYEEVEIKLGSVESLPRASSCCSSTTEGRQGSQEPDRASKTELDTVSVTEVMKDSADREKAYMTQSTEYYSLVPGIELEDSDHGEYENVDLS; translated from the coding sequence agaTGGTTTACGAGTCGGGTGTCCTGCTGCTTTTCACATTGCTGGTGAAGACGAGACTCGTGGGTGGATGTGTTTGTCCAGCAGCCACTGTCTTGTCCCAGTTTCCCTCTGAGGTGTCTGCTGGCGCCTGCTGCCTGAACTACTCTGGCTCTGCTTTCAGCCATGTGCGTTGGTCTGTGTTTACCAATGAGACAAACATAGAGATACTTGATCTCTCCAACTGTAATATCACTTCTGTTGATATGCATGGCAAAGTGGCCTCTACGCTGCAGAAGGTTTACTTAGATCATAACAGACTAACAACATTGCCAAGGGAGTTTCTGGCCAGCCAACCTAGCCTGATGGAGGTGGATCTGAGTGGAAACCTGCTTCAGGAGCTTCCTGAGGGCTTTCTTCAGGACTCGGACAACCTCCAGAGGCTTTATCTGCAGGGAAACCAGCTCCGCTTCCTCCCCGGCTCTGTGCTGCAGAAGCCCAGCCTTAAAAGGCTGGAGCTGTATGGAAACCCCTGGGACTGCTCCTGTTTGTTACTGGAGGGCCTGGAAGAAGGCAAGCAGGCTAATAGGACCACCAAGCTGCAGGATCTTGTGGGGAACCTAACCTGTGCCTCTCCCAGGAATCTGGCCGGCAGGGTCGTGTGGTCGGCGAGGCTTAGTGACGTGTGCCGCCCAGCTGGCCTTACCGCGCTCTTCATCGTGCTCCCCCTCCTTATCCTCTCCGCCTTGGTGCTCTGCTGGTGCTgcgggaggaagaggaagaagaaagaagcaCCTGTGTTCAGCACCTCAAAGAAAAGAGCCTCCAGCTGTAACGGGCAGAAGCATCGCAGCAAGCAGCCACCTGGAGCAGGTGAGCAGTATAAAGCTGGAGGCGGTGGACACGAGGGGATCCTGAAGAATCAGCTGCTGCTACGCCCGGCATCCGCCCTCCTGGGCAGCACTAGAGACATCTATGAGGAAGTGGAGATCAAGCTGGGCTCCGTGGAGTCTCTTCCTCGAGCCTCCTCCTGCTGTTCCAGCACCACGGAGGGGAGGCAGGGCTCCCAGGAGCCCGACAGAGCCAGCAAGACGGAGCTGGACACAGTCAGTGTGACAGAAGTGATGAAAGACTCAGCTGACAGGGAGAAAGCTTACATGACCCAGTCCACTGAGTACTACAGCCTGGTGCCAGGTATCGAACTGGAGGACTCGGACCACGGCGAGTATGAGAACGTTGACCTCTCATGA
- the si:ch211-106k21.5 gene encoding SLIT and NTRK-like protein 5 isoform X2, whose amino-acid sequence MVYESGVLLLFTLLVKTRLVGGCVCPAATVLSQFPSEVSAGACCLNYSGSAFSHVRWSVFTNETNIEILDLSNCNITSVDMHGKVASTLQKVYLDHNRLTTLPREFLASQPSLMEVDLSGNLLQELPEGFLQDSDNLQRLYLQGNQLRFLPGSVLQKPSLKRLELYGNPWDCSCLLLEGLEEGKQANRTTKLQDLVGNLTCASPRNLAGRVVWSARLSDVCRPAGLTALFIVLPLLILSALVLCWCCGRKRKKKEAPVFSTSKKRASSCNGQKHRSKQPPGAGEQYKAGGGGHEGILKNQLLLRPASALLGSTRDIYEEVEIKLGSVESLPRASSCCSSTTEGRQGSQEPDRASKTELDTVSVTEVMKDSADREKAYMTQSTEYYSLVPGIELEDSDHGEYENVDLS is encoded by the coding sequence aTGGTTTACGAGTCGGGTGTCCTGCTGCTTTTCACATTGCTGGTGAAGACGAGACTCGTGGGTGGATGTGTTTGTCCAGCAGCCACTGTCTTGTCCCAGTTTCCCTCTGAGGTGTCTGCTGGCGCCTGCTGCCTGAACTACTCTGGCTCTGCTTTCAGCCATGTGCGTTGGTCTGTGTTTACCAATGAGACAAACATAGAGATACTTGATCTCTCCAACTGTAATATCACTTCTGTTGATATGCATGGCAAAGTGGCCTCTACGCTGCAGAAGGTTTACTTAGATCATAACAGACTAACAACATTGCCAAGGGAGTTTCTGGCCAGCCAACCTAGCCTGATGGAGGTGGATCTGAGTGGAAACCTGCTTCAGGAGCTTCCTGAGGGCTTTCTTCAGGACTCGGACAACCTCCAGAGGCTTTATCTGCAGGGAAACCAGCTCCGCTTCCTCCCCGGCTCTGTGCTGCAGAAGCCCAGCCTTAAAAGGCTGGAGCTGTATGGAAACCCCTGGGACTGCTCCTGTTTGTTACTGGAGGGCCTGGAAGAAGGCAAGCAGGCTAATAGGACCACCAAGCTGCAGGATCTTGTGGGGAACCTAACCTGTGCCTCTCCCAGGAATCTGGCCGGCAGGGTCGTGTGGTCGGCGAGGCTTAGTGACGTGTGCCGCCCAGCTGGCCTTACCGCGCTCTTCATCGTGCTCCCCCTCCTTATCCTCTCCGCCTTGGTGCTCTGCTGGTGCTgcgggaggaagaggaagaagaaagaagcaCCTGTGTTCAGCACCTCAAAGAAAAGAGCCTCCAGCTGTAACGGGCAGAAGCATCGCAGCAAGCAGCCACCTGGAGCAGGTGAGCAGTATAAAGCTGGAGGCGGTGGACACGAGGGGATCCTGAAGAATCAGCTGCTGCTACGCCCGGCATCCGCCCTCCTGGGCAGCACTAGAGACATCTATGAGGAAGTGGAGATCAAGCTGGGCTCCGTGGAGTCTCTTCCTCGAGCCTCCTCCTGCTGTTCCAGCACCACGGAGGGGAGGCAGGGCTCCCAGGAGCCCGACAGAGCCAGCAAGACGGAGCTGGACACAGTCAGTGTGACAGAAGTGATGAAAGACTCAGCTGACAGGGAGAAAGCTTACATGACCCAGTCCACTGAGTACTACAGCCTGGTGCCAGGTATCGAACTGGAGGACTCGGACCACGGCGAGTATGAGAACGTTGACCTCTCATGA